The Micromonospora sp. NBC_01740 genome includes a window with the following:
- a CDS encoding type I polyketide synthase — MSDDKLRYFLKRVTADLHETKRKLQTVEARDQEPLAIVSMSCRFPGGVRSPEALWDLVADGRDALTEFPDDRGWDLEALYDPDPNKPGKSYTRIGGFLDGAGDFDPSLFGISPREALAMDPQQRLLLETSWEAVERAGIDPLSLRGSSTGVFVGLSTSNYGMGLPNVPEGVDMYIGTGNTTSVASGRISFTLGLNGPAVTVDTACSSSLVALHLAVNALRRGECDLAIAGGVTVMVTPGVFVVFSRQRGMSVDGRCRAFAAGADGTGWGEGGGVLVVERLADAERNGHPILAVIRGSALNQDGASNGLTAPNGPSQQRVIRQALANARLGTADVDMVEAHGTGTTLGDPIEAQALIATYGQDRPADRPLWLGSVKSNIGHTQSAAGVAGLVKMVMALRNGVMPETLHVDEPSPHVDWTAGAVSLLTESKPWPELDRPRRGGVSSFGVSGTNAHVILEEYRPRVAEPASVDGDEAVEATAVEPARRPGLVASDVTLWPVSARSRSALAGQAARLARHVREHGDLAPAAVGWSLATTRSTFDHRAAVAGLGTDELLAGLDALAAGHPAGNLVTGTVTSAGTGPVFVFPGQGAQSARMAAGLVGRTPVFDAKLAECQRALAPYLDVDLVSVLTGDDESWLERVEVVQPVLWAVGIALAAVWRAAGVVPDAVVGHSQGEIGAACVAGILSIEDAAKAVALRSRALTVLRGTGTMASVDLSADAVAERLPAFPGVGVAAVNGPSTVVVSGPPQPVADLVAACQAEGLRARLIPVDYASHSEAVQQVAEQLRADLADVTPQAGHTRLVSTLTGDWVDPTSMTADYWYDNLRRTVRFDAAVRTAIAAGHTTFVEISPHPVLTMPVTAILDDTGVTGHTLGSLRRGDDDATRLLTNLATAYAIGLPVDLTNVLAETEVAPLPTYAFDHQRFWLDGSGGPDLQSLLQGAAGGDPSDTSFWAAVERGDVTALAETIATEDTPAHEVLDALLPALPLLTSWRRQRRRQSDIDSWRYQDTWKPLTGVANRGMSGTWVVVLPTGDIIEPWQDACVEAFTAAGATLVPVPVSTPDVDRDQFGKLLQEALAAAPGGDDAAAEVTGVVSLLAFDELAHPLHPSVPGGFAATVALFQALGDLGLRAPMWSVTSGAASVGMADLLRSPVQSLVWGFGRVAALEHPQRWGGLVDLPEAVDERCADLLVAALTAAGEEDQIAVRPGGLLARRLTRVPLGESQPANPWQPYGTALVTGGTGALGGHAARWLARSGVENIVVVSRRGMAAPGAQQLVDDLTELGAQATVVECDASDRDALADLIDAIPAEYPLTTVVHASAVLDDAMINDIRPEQIERVLQAKVDVAYNLHELTLDHELSAFIMFSSFAGSVASSGVGNYAPSNAFLDALAQHRRGLGLTATSIAWGAWAGGGMADGPLGELLHRHGVPEMTPEAAIAALHQAVDHGEAFLTIADIAWERFSVAFTATRPGPLISDLPDVRRLVTAEQVASVEAGDGPETLQDRLAGLPAAERLAVLLGLVRSQVAAVLNYPSAESVDEHRAFRELGFDSVTAVELRNRLGSATGVALPVTLVFDYPTPTTLAEYLFAEVAHDDVVTPTALLDDLDRIADSLDVVARDEAARVRATVRLQAMLSRLAQDSGGADIGRHLDDATDDELFAMVDKDLGIS; from the coding sequence GGAAGCGCTCTACGACCCCGACCCCAACAAGCCGGGCAAGAGCTACACGCGCATCGGCGGGTTCCTCGACGGCGCCGGTGACTTCGACCCGTCCCTGTTCGGGATCTCGCCGCGTGAGGCCCTCGCCATGGACCCGCAGCAGCGGCTGCTGCTGGAGACGTCCTGGGAGGCCGTCGAGCGGGCCGGCATCGACCCGCTGTCGCTGCGCGGCAGCTCCACCGGTGTCTTCGTCGGGCTGAGCACCTCGAACTACGGCATGGGTCTGCCGAACGTGCCCGAGGGCGTCGACATGTACATCGGCACCGGCAACACCACAAGCGTCGCGTCCGGCCGGATCTCGTTCACCCTCGGCCTCAACGGCCCCGCCGTCACCGTCGACACCGCCTGCTCCTCCTCGCTGGTGGCCCTGCACCTCGCCGTGAACGCGCTGCGCCGCGGCGAGTGCGACCTGGCCATCGCCGGCGGCGTCACCGTGATGGTCACCCCCGGCGTGTTCGTCGTCTTCTCCCGGCAGCGCGGCATGTCCGTCGACGGCCGGTGCAGGGCCTTCGCGGCCGGCGCGGACGGCACCGGCTGGGGCGAGGGCGGCGGCGTGCTCGTCGTGGAGCGGCTGGCCGACGCCGAGCGCAACGGCCACCCGATCCTCGCCGTGATCCGGGGCAGCGCCCTCAACCAGGACGGCGCGTCCAACGGGCTCACCGCCCCGAACGGCCCCTCCCAGCAGCGGGTCATCCGCCAGGCCCTCGCCAACGCCCGGCTCGGCACCGCCGACGTCGACATGGTCGAGGCGCACGGCACCGGCACCACCCTCGGCGACCCCATCGAGGCGCAGGCGCTCATCGCCACGTACGGGCAGGACCGTCCCGCCGACCGGCCGCTGTGGCTGGGCTCGGTCAAGTCGAACATCGGCCACACCCAGAGCGCCGCCGGCGTCGCCGGGCTGGTCAAGATGGTGATGGCGCTGCGCAACGGCGTCATGCCGGAGACCCTGCACGTCGACGAGCCGTCCCCGCACGTGGACTGGACCGCCGGGGCGGTCTCCCTGCTCACCGAGTCCAAGCCGTGGCCGGAGCTGGACCGCCCCCGCCGCGGCGGCGTCTCCTCGTTCGGCGTGAGCGGCACCAACGCCCACGTGATCCTGGAGGAGTACCGGCCGCGCGTCGCCGAACCGGCGTCCGTGGACGGCGACGAGGCCGTCGAGGCCACCGCCGTCGAGCCCGCGCGTCGCCCCGGCCTGGTCGCCTCGGACGTGACCCTCTGGCCGGTGTCGGCCCGGTCGCGCTCCGCCCTCGCCGGGCAGGCCGCCCGGCTCGCGCGGCACGTGCGCGAGCACGGCGACCTCGCCCCGGCGGCCGTCGGCTGGTCGCTGGCCACCACCCGGTCGACGTTCGACCACCGCGCCGCCGTGGCGGGCCTCGGCACCGACGAGCTGCTCGCCGGGCTGGACGCCCTCGCCGCCGGCCACCCGGCCGGCAACCTCGTCACCGGTACGGTCACCAGCGCCGGCACCGGCCCCGTCTTCGTCTTCCCGGGCCAGGGCGCGCAGTCGGCGCGGATGGCCGCCGGCCTGGTGGGCCGGACGCCGGTGTTCGACGCGAAGCTGGCCGAGTGCCAGCGGGCCCTCGCCCCGTACCTGGACGTGGACCTCGTGTCGGTGCTCACCGGCGACGACGAGTCGTGGCTGGAGCGGGTCGAGGTCGTGCAGCCCGTGCTGTGGGCCGTCGGCATCGCCCTCGCGGCCGTGTGGCGCGCGGCGGGCGTCGTCCCGGACGCGGTCGTCGGCCACTCGCAGGGCGAGATCGGCGCGGCCTGTGTCGCCGGCATCCTCAGCATCGAGGACGCGGCGAAGGCCGTCGCGTTGCGCTCGCGGGCGCTGACCGTGCTGCGCGGCACCGGCACGATGGCGTCGGTGGACCTGTCGGCCGACGCGGTCGCCGAGCGGCTGCCGGCCTTCCCGGGCGTCGGCGTCGCGGCGGTCAACGGCCCCTCCACCGTCGTGGTCTCCGGCCCGCCGCAGCCCGTCGCCGACCTCGTGGCGGCGTGCCAGGCCGAGGGCCTGCGCGCCCGGCTCATCCCCGTGGACTACGCCTCCCACTCCGAGGCCGTGCAGCAGGTCGCCGAGCAGCTCCGCGCGGACCTGGCCGACGTCACCCCGCAGGCCGGCCACACCCGCCTGGTCTCCACGCTCACCGGGGACTGGGTCGACCCGACCTCGATGACCGCGGACTACTGGTACGACAACCTGCGCCGCACCGTGCGGTTCGACGCCGCCGTCCGGACGGCGATCGCCGCCGGGCACACCACGTTCGTGGAGATCAGCCCGCACCCGGTGCTGACGATGCCGGTCACGGCGATCCTCGACGACACCGGCGTCACCGGGCACACCCTGGGCAGCCTGCGCCGCGGCGACGACGACGCGACCCGGCTGCTGACCAACCTCGCCACCGCGTACGCCATCGGCCTGCCCGTCGACCTGACGAACGTCCTCGCCGAGACCGAGGTGGCGCCGCTGCCCACGTACGCCTTCGACCACCAGCGGTTCTGGCTGGACGGCAGCGGCGGCCCCGACCTGCAGAGCCTGCTCCAGGGCGCGGCCGGCGGCGACCCCAGCGACACGAGCTTCTGGGCGGCCGTGGAACGCGGGGACGTCACCGCCCTCGCCGAGACCATCGCCACCGAGGACACCCCGGCCCACGAGGTCCTCGACGCGCTGCTGCCGGCCCTGCCGCTGCTCACCTCCTGGCGCCGGCAGCGGCGCCGCCAGTCCGACATCGACAGCTGGCGCTACCAGGACACCTGGAAGCCGCTGACCGGCGTCGCCAACCGGGGCATGAGCGGCACCTGGGTCGTCGTGCTCCCCACCGGCGACATCATCGAGCCCTGGCAGGACGCCTGCGTCGAGGCGTTCACGGCGGCCGGCGCGACGCTCGTCCCGGTGCCCGTCTCCACCCCCGACGTCGACCGCGACCAGTTCGGCAAGCTGCTTCAGGAGGCGCTCGCCGCCGCGCCGGGTGGCGACGACGCCGCCGCCGAGGTGACCGGCGTGGTCTCGCTGCTCGCGTTCGACGAGCTGGCCCACCCGCTGCACCCGTCGGTGCCCGGCGGCTTCGCCGCCACCGTCGCGCTCTTCCAGGCCCTCGGCGACCTCGGCCTGCGCGCCCCGATGTGGAGCGTCACCTCCGGCGCCGCGTCGGTCGGCATGGCCGACCTGCTGCGCTCCCCGGTGCAGTCGCTGGTCTGGGGCTTCGGCCGGGTCGCCGCGCTGGAGCACCCGCAGCGCTGGGGCGGTCTCGTGGACCTGCCGGAGGCCGTCGACGAGCGCTGCGCCGACCTGCTGGTCGCGGCCCTCACCGCCGCCGGCGAGGAGGACCAGATCGCGGTACGCCCCGGCGGCCTGCTCGCCCGCCGGCTCACCCGGGTCCCGCTCGGCGAGAGCCAGCCCGCGAACCCGTGGCAGCCGTACGGCACGGCGCTGGTCACCGGCGGCACCGGCGCGCTCGGTGGGCACGCCGCCCGCTGGCTGGCCCGCAGCGGCGTGGAGAACATCGTGGTCGTCAGCCGGCGGGGCATGGCCGCGCCGGGCGCGCAGCAGCTCGTCGACGACCTCACCGAGCTGGGCGCCCAGGCGACCGTCGTCGAGTGCGACGCCTCCGACCGGGACGCCCTGGCCGACCTGATCGACGCGATCCCCGCCGAGTACCCGCTCACCACGGTCGTGCACGCCTCCGCCGTGCTCGACGACGCCATGATCAACGACATCCGGCCGGAGCAGATCGAGCGGGTGCTCCAGGCCAAGGTCGACGTCGCGTACAACCTGCACGAGCTGACCCTCGACCACGAGCTGTCGGCGTTCATCATGTTCTCGTCCTTCGCCGGCAGCGTGGCCAGCTCCGGCGTCGGCAACTACGCCCCGAGCAACGCGTTCCTCGACGCCCTCGCCCAGCACCGGCGTGGCCTCGGCCTGACCGCCACCTCCATCGCCTGGGGGGCGTGGGCCGGCGGCGGCATGGCCGACGGGCCGCTCGGCGAGCTGCTGCACCGCCACGGCGTGCCCGAGATGACCCCCGAGGCGGCCATCGCCGCGCTGCACCAGGCCGTGGACCACGGCGAGGCGTTCCTGACCATCGCCGACATCGCCTGGGAACGGTTCTCCGTCGCCTTCACCGCCACCCGGCCCGGCCCGCTGATCAGCGACCTGCCGGACGTGCGGCGCCTCGTCACGGCCGAGCAGGTGGCCAGCGTGGAGGCCGGCGACGGCCCGGAGACGTTGCAGGACCGGCTCGCCGGCCTGCCCGCCGCCGAGCGGCTCGCCGTGCTGCTCGGCCTGGTCCGCAGCCAGGTCGCCGCCGTGCTCAACTACCCGTCCGCCGAGTCGGTGGACGAGCACCGGGCGTTCCGGGAGCTGGGCTTCGACTCCGTCACCGCCGTCGAGCTGCGCAACCGACTCGGCTCGGCCACCGGCGTGGCCCTGCCGGTCACCCTGGTCTTCGACTACCCGACCCCGACGACCCTGGCGGAGTACCTCTTCGCCGAGGTCGCCCACGACGACGTGGTCACCCCGACCGCCCTCCTCGACGATCTGGACCGGATCGCCGACAGCCTCGACGTGGTGGCGCGGGACGAGGCGGCCCGGGTGCGGGCCACCGTACGCCTGCAGGCGATGCTGTCCCGGCTCGCCCAGGACAGCGGTGGCGCCGACATCGGCCGGCACCTCGACGACGCCACCGACGACGAGTTGTTCGCGATGGTCGACAAGGACCTCGGCATCTCCTGA